A portion of the Oxynema aestuarii AP17 genome contains these proteins:
- the rpsG gene encoding 30S ribosomal protein S7, whose product MSRRTAIQKRPIPPDSVYNSRLVSMMIRRIMKNGKKSVASRIIYDAMKTIEERTGSDALETFEKAVKNVTPLVEVKGRRVGGATYQVPMEVRPDRGTSLALRWITQFARSRSGKTMAMKLANELMDAANETGNAIRKREETHRMAEANKAFAHYRY is encoded by the coding sequence ATGTCTCGTCGCACTGCCATTCAAAAACGTCCGATTCCTCCTGATTCCGTTTATAACAGCCGCCTCGTGAGCATGATGATCCGGCGGATCATGAAGAATGGCAAGAAATCCGTTGCCTCTCGCATCATTTACGATGCCATGAAAACGATCGAAGAACGTACGGGTTCCGATGCGCTCGAAACGTTTGAAAAAGCTGTCAAAAATGTAACGCCTTTGGTTGAAGTAAAAGGTCGGCGCGTTGGTGGGGCCACCTACCAAGTTCCGATGGAAGTCCGACCGGATCGAGGCACCAGTTTGGCACTGCGTTGGATTACCCAGTTTGCACGTTCTCGTTCCGGGAAAACGATGGCCATGAAATTGGCGAACGAACTGATGGATGCTGCCAACGAAACGGGAAATGCCATTCGCAAGCGGGAAGAAACCCATCGGATGGCGGAAGCCAACAAAGCATTTGCTCACTATCGGTATTAA
- a CDS encoding HesB/IscA family protein — translation MKVIVVALMIHLSKTALKEVSRLKAKQNNPDAVFRVGIGAGSCASFGYTLQFDSSVGAEDTVFESNGLRVVVDRASLNYLDGLTIDYSEDLMGGAFRFHNPNATATCGCSNAFEVERDRANSV, via the coding sequence TTGAAGGTCATCGTTGTCGCTTTAATGATTCATCTGAGTAAGACGGCCTTGAAAGAAGTTAGCCGCCTGAAAGCTAAGCAAAATAACCCGGATGCGGTGTTTCGCGTCGGAATTGGCGCCGGAAGTTGTGCGAGTTTTGGCTATACCCTCCAGTTTGATTCGTCTGTGGGAGCCGAAGATACTGTATTTGAGAGTAACGGGCTTCGCGTTGTTGTCGATCGCGCCAGTTTGAATTACCTTGACGGTCTGACGATCGATTATTCTGAGGATCTGATGGGGGGCGCCTTTCGCTTTCACAATCCCAACGCCACTGCAACTTGTGGTTGCAGTAACGCTTTTGAGGTCGAGCGCGATCGCGCCAACTCCGTTTAG
- the fusA gene encoding elongation factor G yields the protein MARNVPLEKLRNIGIAAHIDAGKTTTTERILFYSGMIHKLGEVHEGSAVMDWMAQERERGITITAAAITTNWKEHQINIIDTPGHVDFTIEVERSMRVLDGVVAVFCSVGGVQPQSETVWRQADRYKVPRIAFVNKMDRTGANFFKVYGQLCDRLRANAVPIQIPIGSEDNFRGIVDLVRMRAKIYTNDVGTDIEDAEIPDDILEVAQEYRAKLVESVAETDDALTEKYLEGEALTEDEIRDALRKGTIAGTIVPTLCGSAFKNKGVQLLLDAVVDYLPAPTEVPPIQGILPDGETANRPADDDAPMSALAFKIMSDPYGRLTFLRVYSGVIEKGSYVYNSSKGKKERISRLIVLKSDERIEVDQLRAGQLGAALGLKETFTGDTICDDSNPIVLESLYIPEPVISVAVEPKTKQDMEKLSKALQSLSEEDPTFRVSIDPETNQTVIAGMGELHLEILVDRMLREFKVEANVGAPQVAYRETVRKAITAEGKFVRQSGGKGQYGHVVIELEPGDPGTGFEFVSKIVGGSVPKEYINPAEQGMKEACESGILAGYPLIDIKVTLVDGSYHDVDSSEMAFKIAGSMAMKEAVMKASPVLLEPMMKVEVEVPENFLGDVMGDLNSRRGQIEGMGSDEGIAKVTAKVPLAEMFGYATDIRSKTQGRGIFSMEFSHYEEVPRNVAEPIIAKSKGNA from the coding sequence GTGGCACGTAATGTCCCGCTTGAGAAACTAAGAAATATAGGAATCGCTGCTCATATTGACGCGGGAAAAACGACAACAACCGAGCGAATTCTGTTCTATTCCGGCATGATTCACAAATTAGGTGAAGTTCATGAAGGAAGCGCGGTAATGGACTGGATGGCTCAGGAGCGAGAGCGGGGCATTACGATTACTGCCGCTGCGATCACTACCAACTGGAAAGAGCATCAAATCAACATTATCGATACTCCCGGACACGTAGACTTCACCATCGAAGTGGAACGATCCATGCGGGTGTTAGATGGTGTTGTCGCGGTTTTCTGCTCCGTTGGTGGCGTTCAGCCTCAATCTGAAACCGTCTGGCGGCAAGCCGATCGCTACAAAGTGCCTCGGATTGCATTCGTCAACAAGATGGATCGCACGGGAGCGAACTTCTTCAAAGTGTACGGTCAGCTTTGCGATCGCCTCAGAGCCAACGCCGTTCCGATTCAAATCCCCATTGGGAGTGAAGATAACTTCCGGGGCATCGTCGATCTGGTGCGGATGCGCGCCAAGATCTACACCAACGATGTAGGAACGGATATCGAAGATGCCGAAATCCCCGACGATATCCTCGAAGTCGCTCAAGAATATCGTGCCAAGCTCGTCGAATCGGTTGCCGAAACCGACGACGCCTTGACCGAAAAATATTTGGAAGGCGAAGCACTCACCGAAGACGAAATTCGCGACGCCTTGCGTAAAGGCACGATCGCCGGAACCATCGTCCCGACCCTATGCGGTTCGGCCTTCAAAAACAAAGGGGTTCAACTGTTACTCGATGCCGTCGTCGATTACCTGCCCGCACCGACAGAAGTGCCTCCCATTCAGGGGATCCTTCCCGACGGCGAAACGGCTAACCGACCCGCCGACGACGATGCGCCGATGTCCGCCCTCGCCTTCAAGATCATGTCCGATCCCTACGGACGTTTGACGTTCCTGCGGGTTTACTCGGGGGTCATCGAAAAAGGGAGTTACGTTTACAACTCCTCCAAAGGCAAAAAAGAGCGGATCTCTCGCTTGATCGTCCTTAAATCCGACGAACGGATCGAAGTCGATCAACTGCGAGCCGGACAGTTGGGAGCCGCCCTGGGTCTGAAAGAAACCTTCACCGGGGACACGATTTGCGACGATTCAAATCCGATCGTCCTCGAATCCCTGTACATTCCCGAACCCGTCATCTCCGTGGCGGTCGAACCGAAGACCAAGCAAGACATGGAGAAACTCTCCAAAGCCTTGCAATCCCTGTCTGAAGAAGACCCCACCTTCCGCGTCAGCATCGATCCCGAGACCAATCAGACCGTGATCGCCGGAATGGGCGAACTACACCTGGAAATTCTCGTCGATCGGATGCTTCGGGAATTTAAGGTCGAAGCGAACGTCGGGGCCCCGCAAGTGGCCTATCGCGAAACCGTCCGCAAAGCCATCACCGCCGAAGGCAAATTCGTCCGCCAGAGCGGTGGTAAAGGGCAGTACGGTCACGTCGTGATCGAACTAGAACCCGGAGACCCGGGGACCGGCTTCGAGTTTGTCTCCAAAATCGTCGGCGGTTCCGTACCTAAAGAGTACATCAACCCCGCCGAACAAGGGATGAAAGAAGCCTGCGAATCTGGTATCCTAGCAGGCTACCCCCTCATCGACATCAAAGTGACTCTGGTAGACGGTTCCTATCACGACGTAGACTCGTCGGAAATGGCCTTTAAGATCGCCGGATCGATGGCAATGAAAGAGGCCGTCATGAAAGCTTCACCGGTTCTGTTAGAGCCGATGATGAAAGTTGAGGTTGAGGTTCCCGAAAACTTCCTCGGGGACGTCATGGGCGACCTCAACTCCCGTCGGGGTCAAATCGAAGGCATGGGTTCCGATGAAGGAATTGCCAAAGTGACTGCTAAAGTTCCGCTAGCAGAAATGTTTGGTTATGCCACCGATATCCGCTCGAAGACCCAAGGACGCGGTATATTTTCAATGGAGTTCAGCCACTATGAAGAGGTGCCTCGCAATGTGGCCGAACCCAT
- the rpsL gene encoding 30S ribosomal protein S12 produces the protein MPTIQQLIRSERQKIQKKTKSPALKSCPQRRGVCTRVYTTTPKKPNSALRKVARVRLTSGFEVTAYIPGIGHNLQEHSVVMIRGGRVKDLPGVRYHIIRGTLDTAGVKDRRQGRSKYGAKRPK, from the coding sequence ATGCCCACAATTCAGCAGCTCATTCGTAGTGAACGCCAAAAAATTCAGAAGAAAACCAAATCGCCCGCTCTGAAAAGTTGCCCCCAGCGTCGGGGAGTCTGCACGCGCGTTTACACCACCACCCCCAAAAAGCCGAACTCCGCCCTGCGGAAAGTGGCTCGGGTTCGCTTGACATCTGGGTTTGAAGTCACCGCCTATATTCCGGGCATCGGTCACAACCTCCAAGAACACTCCGTCGTGATGATTCGGGGCGGTCGGGTTAAAGATTTACCTGGCGTGCGTTACCACATCATCCGTGGCACCTTAGATACTGCCGGAGTGAAAGATCGCCGTCAAGGTCGCTCCAAGTACGGAGCCAAGCGTCCTAAGTAA
- a CDS encoding polysaccharide deacetylase family protein: MANFRPSVIWQKLAIALGATLASLLAGSFFPSSHVSSHAFPFLSFLKRETKVRDSYSPPVNALQFGRVSIARLDNFQQAIEQKQIQKEKRLIFDVPLSFQGTTIYDVELGSEQKYIALTFDDGPWPNYTEQVLDILKQNQVPGTFFWIGKHLKAFPEVAKKVVADGHAIANHTWSHHYHPVPREVAAREIEDTASLIYEITGVQTRIFRPPGGVLTNGLASYARSQNYLVAMWSSDAREASLPSLEQLINNVVNTARSGGIVLMHDGGGDRSVTVRALPTIIAALKQRQYQFLTLPELLELKERELQQPPETEPPAEVQTPKPDGIE, translated from the coding sequence TTGGCAAACTTTCGTCCCTCCGTTATTTGGCAAAAACTGGCGATCGCCCTCGGCGCTACCCTAGCCAGTCTCCTTGCGGGTTCGTTTTTTCCTTCGAGCCACGTTTCCTCTCACGCCTTTCCTTTTTTATCTTTCTTGAAACGAGAAACGAAGGTAAGAGACTCTTATTCCCCTCCGGTCAATGCTTTACAATTCGGTCGGGTTTCGATCGCCCGTCTCGATAATTTTCAACAGGCGATCGAGCAAAAACAAATTCAAAAAGAAAAACGCTTAATTTTTGACGTTCCTCTTTCTTTTCAAGGAACGACGATTTACGACGTCGAATTAGGGAGCGAACAGAAATATATTGCCCTAACTTTCGATGACGGACCGTGGCCGAACTATACCGAACAAGTTTTAGATATTCTCAAACAGAATCAAGTTCCGGGAACGTTCTTTTGGATTGGCAAGCATTTAAAAGCTTTTCCCGAGGTGGCCAAAAAAGTAGTCGCCGACGGCCATGCGATCGCCAATCACACCTGGAGTCACCACTATCACCCCGTCCCCCGGGAAGTCGCCGCCCGAGAAATCGAAGATACCGCCTCGTTAATCTACGAAATCACGGGGGTGCAAACCAGAATTTTTCGTCCCCCCGGTGGCGTTCTTACTAATGGTTTAGCGAGTTATGCCCGCAGCCAAAACTATCTCGTCGCCATGTGGTCGAGTGATGCCCGAGAAGCCAGCTTACCCTCGTTAGAACAATTAATTAATAATGTGGTCAATACAGCCCGTTCGGGTGGCATCGTTCTCATGCACGATGGTGGCGGCGATCGCTCGGTGACCGTTCGAGCATTACCGACGATTATCGCCGCACTCAAACAGCGTCAATATCAATTCTTAACTTTACCCGAACTGCTCGAACTCAAAGAACGAGAGTTACAACAACCACCGGAAACGGAACCACCTGCGGAAGTTCAAACGCCGAAACCGGATGGAATTGAGTAA
- a CDS encoding cupin domain-containing protein, protein MVNVQPSTRDAGVSTPVGSPPGVAATELRPWGSFTVLEEGKDYKIKRIEVKPGHRLSLQMHHHRSEHWIVVCGTAKVVCGDRELMLTSNQSTYVPQCTNHRLENPGVIPLVLIEVQNGEYLGEDDIVRFQDDYARSKS, encoded by the coding sequence ATGGTTAACGTCCAACCCAGCACTCGTGATGCAGGAGTCTCGACCCCGGTCGGTTCTCCCCCCGGCGTCGCCGCGACGGAATTGCGACCCTGGGGGTCTTTCACGGTTCTTGAAGAAGGAAAAGATTATAAAATTAAGAGAATTGAAGTCAAACCGGGTCATCGGTTAAGTTTGCAAATGCACCACCACCGCAGCGAACATTGGATCGTGGTTTGCGGTACGGCGAAAGTGGTTTGTGGCGATCGCGAATTGATGCTCACCAGCAACCAATCGACTTACGTCCCTCAATGCACCAATCATCGTTTGGAAAATCCCGGCGTCATTCCCCTAGTTTTGATTGAAGTTCAAAACGGCGAGTATTTAGGGGAAGATGACATCGTTCGCTTCCAAGATGATTATGCTCGCAGCAAGTCCTAA
- a CDS encoding glutamate synthase-related protein encodes MNQGLEAGYGGQRWLVEERDACGVGFIANPRQAANHEIVAKALSALTCLEHRGGCSADRDSGDGAGVMSAIPWALLERDLAKSNQSLPSRESLGVAMMFVPRDPQEFSIAREVVERVLDSEGLKAIAWRPVPVNPDVLGIQARENQPGCQQLIVEAEGVTGDALERRLYLARRSIGKAIAADDRLTWGDNFYICSFSSRTIVYKGMVRSAVLGDFYLDLKDPDYVSHFAVYHRRFSTNTMPRWPLAQPMRLLGHNGEINTLLGNINWMMAREVDLAHPVWGDRIEDLKPIVSRENSDSATLDNVMELLVLSGRSPMEALTVMVPEAYQNQPELADRQEIVDFYEYYSGIQEAWDGPALLVFGDGKQIGATLDRNGLRPARYVITKDGYIVVASEAGVVEVPEAEIVEKGRLGPGQMIAVDLESHEILKNWEIKERIARSQPYGTWLAEHRAQLEPQSFEGQARLDGNSLLQRQTAFGYTTEDVEMIIQDMASAGKEPTFCMGDDIPLAVLSEKPHLLYDYFKQRFAQVTNPAIDPLRESLVMSLNMVLGERGNLLEVKPEYAGQLKIETPVLNEAELESIRSSGFQTETLSTLFSISGGPGALRTAVDLLCERAAQAVRAGTKILILSDRSGGQCALNAETTYIPPLLAVGAVHHHLIRQGLRMKASLVVDTAQCWSTHHFACAIGYGASAICPYLALETVRHWWADAKTQKQMERGKLPQLSVEQAQGNYRHAVELGLLKILSKMGISLLSSYHGAQIFEAIGIGNELLELAFSGTTSRVGGLSVEELAQEVLAFHKKAFPELSTKKLENLGFIQYRPGGEYHMNSPEMAKALHKAVASFQGEAAGNGNGAAAETAKSGYDHYTVYQQYLQGRPRTALRDLLDFNSDRPSIAIEEVEPVEAIVKRFCTGGMSLGALSREAHETLAIAMNRLGGKSNSGEGGEDPTRFKVLDDVDERGHSSLLPHLKGLRNGDTASSAIKQVASGRFGVTPEYLMNAKQIEIKVAQGAKPGEGGQLPGKKVSPYIAMLRRSKPGVSLISPPPHHDIYSIEDLAQLIFDLHQINPNAGVSVKLVAEIGIGTIAAGVAKANADIIQISGHDGGTGASPLSSIKHAGTPWELGLTEVHRVLMENKLRDRVVLRVDGGLKTGWDVLMGALMGAEEFGFGSIAMIAEGCIMARICHTNSCPVGVATQQEKLRARFTGIPEHVVNFFYFIAEEVRSLLAKLGYRSLDEVIGRADLLTASANLSLTKTGTLNLDCITELPDTRGDRSWLNHGPVHSNGPVLDDQLLADAQIQAAIQNQGTVEKTIPLVNTDRSVGARLAGHIASQYGNTGFQGQITLKFQGAAGQSFGAFNLPGMSLILEGESNDYVGKGMHGGEIVIYPPADANYDPAENAIVGNTCLYGATGGVLLARGQAGERFGVRNSMGKAVIEGAGDHCCEYMTGGVIVVLGKAGRNVGAGMTGGLAYFLDEDDSFPAKVNPEIVSIQRVSTPAGEKQLRELIEVHAERTGSGKAKAILANWEQYLPKFWQVVPPSEADTPEASAQAAGEKVAVKA; translated from the coding sequence ATGAATCAGGGGTTAGAAGCTGGGTATGGAGGCCAACGATGGTTGGTCGAAGAACGGGATGCCTGTGGCGTCGGATTCATTGCCAATCCGCGTCAGGCTGCCAATCACGAGATTGTTGCCAAAGCGTTAAGTGCCTTAACCTGTCTGGAACATCGCGGCGGTTGTTCGGCAGACCGAGATTCCGGAGATGGAGCGGGAGTGATGAGTGCCATCCCCTGGGCTCTACTCGAACGGGATTTAGCCAAGAGCAATCAGAGTTTGCCCTCCCGAGAAAGTTTGGGGGTAGCGATGATGTTCGTGCCGAGAGATCCGCAGGAATTCAGCATCGCGCGCGAAGTCGTCGAGAGAGTCCTCGACAGCGAGGGGTTGAAAGCGATCGCCTGGCGTCCGGTACCCGTCAATCCGGACGTGTTAGGGATCCAGGCCCGCGAAAACCAGCCCGGATGTCAACAACTGATCGTCGAAGCCGAAGGCGTGACCGGGGACGCGCTCGAACGGCGCTTGTATTTAGCGCGGCGCTCGATCGGCAAAGCGATCGCCGCCGACGATCGGCTGACCTGGGGGGATAATTTTTATATTTGTTCGTTCTCCAGCCGCACGATCGTCTACAAAGGTATGGTGCGCTCCGCCGTGCTAGGAGACTTCTATCTGGATCTCAAAGATCCCGATTACGTCAGTCACTTTGCGGTGTACCACCGACGGTTCAGCACGAATACGATGCCGCGATGGCCCCTCGCCCAGCCGATGCGCTTGCTCGGACACAACGGGGAAATTAACACCCTGCTGGGCAATATTAACTGGATGATGGCGCGCGAAGTGGATTTAGCCCATCCGGTGTGGGGCGATCGCATCGAGGATCTCAAGCCGATCGTCAGTCGAGAGAACAGCGACTCGGCGACCCTCGATAACGTCATGGAACTGCTAGTGCTTTCCGGGCGATCGCCGATGGAAGCCCTCACCGTCATGGTGCCGGAAGCGTACCAAAACCAGCCGGAACTGGCCGATCGCCAAGAAATCGTCGATTTTTACGAATACTATAGCGGCATTCAAGAAGCCTGGGACGGTCCGGCCTTGCTCGTCTTCGGCGACGGCAAGCAAATCGGCGCCACCCTCGATCGCAACGGCTTGCGCCCGGCCCGTTACGTCATCACCAAAGACGGCTACATCGTCGTCGCCTCCGAAGCCGGAGTCGTCGAAGTTCCCGAAGCCGAAATCGTCGAAAAAGGACGCTTGGGGCCGGGTCAAATGATTGCGGTGGATCTCGAAAGTCACGAAATCCTCAAAAACTGGGAAATCAAAGAACGGATTGCCCGCAGTCAACCCTACGGCACCTGGCTGGCGGAACACCGCGCCCAATTAGAGCCGCAAAGCTTTGAAGGGCAAGCGCGTTTGGATGGTAACAGCCTCCTGCAACGGCAAACCGCGTTCGGCTACACCACGGAAGACGTGGAAATGATTATCCAAGACATGGCCAGCGCCGGGAAAGAGCCGACCTTCTGCATGGGAGATGATATTCCCCTGGCGGTGCTGTCGGAAAAACCGCACTTACTCTACGACTATTTCAAACAACGATTCGCCCAGGTGACCAATCCGGCGATCGACCCCTTGCGCGAAAGCTTGGTGATGTCGCTGAACATGGTCCTCGGCGAACGGGGGAACCTGCTCGAAGTCAAGCCGGAATATGCCGGACAGTTGAAGATCGAGACCCCAGTGCTCAACGAAGCCGAATTAGAAAGCATTCGCAGCAGTGGCTTCCAAACCGAGACCTTGAGTACCTTGTTCTCGATTTCCGGCGGTCCGGGCGCCTTACGCACCGCCGTCGATCTCCTCTGCGAACGGGCGGCGCAAGCAGTGCGCGCCGGAACGAAAATCTTAATTTTAAGCGATCGCTCTGGCGGGCAGTGTGCCCTCAACGCCGAAACCACCTACATTCCGCCCCTGCTCGCCGTCGGTGCGGTTCACCACCACTTAATCCGCCAAGGCTTGCGGATGAAAGCGTCCCTGGTGGTCGATACGGCGCAATGCTGGAGTACCCATCATTTCGCTTGCGCGATCGGCTACGGAGCCAGTGCCATTTGCCCGTATTTGGCCTTAGAAACCGTGCGCCACTGGTGGGCCGATGCCAAAACCCAGAAACAGATGGAACGGGGCAAATTGCCGCAACTGTCCGTGGAGCAAGCGCAAGGGAATTACCGCCATGCGGTGGAATTGGGCTTGTTGAAGATTCTCTCGAAAATGGGCATTTCCCTGCTGTCGAGCTATCACGGCGCCCAAATTTTCGAGGCGATCGGTATCGGTAACGAGCTGTTGGAACTGGCGTTTTCCGGAACCACTTCCCGGGTCGGCGGCTTGAGCGTCGAAGAACTGGCCCAAGAAGTGTTGGCCTTCCATAAGAAAGCGTTCCCGGAACTGAGTACCAAGAAACTGGAAAACCTCGGGTTCATCCAATACCGTCCCGGGGGCGAGTACCACATGAACAGCCCGGAAATGGCGAAAGCGCTGCATAAAGCGGTCGCCAGCTTCCAAGGTGAGGCTGCCGGAAATGGCAACGGCGCGGCGGCGGAAACGGCGAAGAGCGGTTACGACCACTACACGGTTTATCAGCAGTATTTGCAAGGGCGTCCGCGCACGGCTTTGCGCGATTTGCTCGACTTTAACAGCGATCGCCCGTCGATCGCGATCGAAGAGGTCGAACCCGTCGAAGCGATTGTCAAGCGCTTCTGCACCGGGGGGATGTCCTTGGGCGCCCTCTCTCGGGAAGCTCACGAGACTTTGGCGATCGCCATGAACCGCCTCGGCGGGAAGTCCAACTCCGGCGAAGGCGGCGAAGATCCGACCCGCTTTAAAGTCCTCGACGACGTAGACGAACGGGGCCATTCCTCCTTACTGCCTCACTTAAAAGGCTTGCGTAACGGCGATACGGCCTCTTCGGCGATCAAACAGGTGGCGTCGGGACGCTTTGGGGTTACTCCCGAGTACTTGATGAATGCCAAGCAGATCGAAATTAAGGTCGCCCAAGGGGCGAAACCCGGTGAAGGCGGTCAGCTTCCCGGCAAGAAAGTGAGCCCCTACATCGCCATGCTGCGGCGATCGAAACCCGGCGTTTCCCTGATTTCGCCGCCGCCGCACCACGATATCTATTCCATCGAAGATTTGGCGCAATTGATCTTCGACCTGCACCAAATCAACCCGAATGCGGGGGTCTCGGTGAAATTAGTGGCGGAAATCGGCATCGGCACGATCGCCGCCGGGGTAGCGAAAGCGAACGCCGATATCATTCAAATTTCCGGTCACGACGGCGGAACCGGGGCGTCGCCACTTTCCTCGATCAAACACGCCGGAACCCCGTGGGAACTGGGATTGACTGAAGTTCACCGCGTCTTGATGGAAAACAAACTGCGCGATCGCGTCGTCCTGCGCGTCGATGGCGGTTTGAAAACGGGTTGGGATGTGTTGATGGGGGCCTTAATGGGCGCCGAAGAGTTCGGCTTCGGCTCGATCGCCATGATCGCCGAAGGCTGCATCATGGCCCGCATCTGCCATACCAACTCCTGCCCCGTCGGCGTCGCCACCCAGCAAGAAAAACTGCGAGCGCGCTTCACGGGTATTCCCGAGCACGTGGTCAACTTCTTCTACTTCATCGCCGAAGAAGTCCGCAGTCTGCTCGCCAAACTCGGCTATCGTTCTCTCGATGAAGTAATCGGTCGCGCCGACCTGCTGACCGCGAGCGCGAATTTGAGCCTGACCAAAACGGGGACGCTCAATCTCGACTGCATCACCGAGTTACCCGATACTCGGGGCGATCGCTCCTGGTTGAATCACGGGCCCGTTCACAGTAACGGTCCGGTCCTCGACGACCAGTTACTCGCCGATGCGCAGATTCAAGCCGCCATCCAAAATCAAGGCACCGTCGAAAAAACGATTCCCCTGGTGAATACCGATCGCAGCGTCGGTGCCCGACTCGCCGGACATATTGCCTCTCAATACGGCAATACGGGCTTTCAAGGTCAGATTACCCTCAAGTTCCAAGGGGCCGCAGGTCAAAGCTTCGGCGCCTTCAACTTGCCGGGAATGAGCCTGATTCTCGAAGGGGAAAGTAACGATTACGTCGGTAAAGGGATGCACGGCGGCGAGATTGTTATTTATCCTCCCGCCGACGCCAACTACGACCCGGCGGAAAATGCGATCGTCGGTAACACCTGTCTCTACGGCGCCACGGGTGGCGTTCTCCTCGCCCGAGGTCAAGCCGGAGAACGCTTCGGCGTTCGCAACTCGATGGGTAAAGCCGTCATCGAAGGCGCGGGGGATCACTGCTGCGAGTACATGACGGGCGGCGTTATCGTCGTGCTCGGTAAAGCCGGACGTAACGTCGGCGCCGGGATGACAGGCGGTTTGGCCTACTTCTTAGATGAAGATGACAGTTTCCCGGCGAAAGTTAATCCGGAAATTGTCAGTATTCAGCGCGTCAGCACCCCAGCAGGGGAGAAACAGTTACGAGAACTGATCGAAGTGCACGCCGAACGCACGGGAAGCGGCAAAGCGAAGGCGATTTTAGCCAATTGGGAACAATATTTGCCCAAGTTCTGGCAAGTCGTACCGCCTTCGGAAGCCGACACGCCGGAAGCCAGTGCGCAAGCGGCAGGGGAAAAGGTTGCGGTAAAAGCCTAA
- a CDS encoding RNA-guided endonuclease InsQ/TnpB family protein — MTYEYKLQPTAEQMATIEQTLGVCRSVWNFALRQRKDWCNSRKSPIHACSIHAEYIIAADEPFPNYHRQAKQLSEAKKQSLQLKTVHSQVLQQGLRSLDRAWDDMKARRFGFPRLKNEYRMHSFVFPQLGKDPIQEDAIKLPSLGWVRWRQSRPIPERFEVKPAENVCELEATGSIGYDALVGAGRSRKAVSRAVSRGTAIAHLKEIEHREMT, encoded by the coding sequence ATGACTTACGAATACAAGTTACAACCCACTGCCGAACAGATGGCCACCATCGAGCAAACCCTAGGTGTGTGCCGTTCGGTTTGGAACTTTGCGCTCAGACAGCGTAAAGATTGGTGTAACTCCCGTAAGTCTCCCATTCATGCTTGCTCAATTCACGCTGAATACATCATTGCGGCTGACGAACCATTCCCGAACTACCACAGACAAGCCAAGCAATTAAGCGAGGCCAAAAAACAATCCCTTCAACTAAAAACAGTTCATTCTCAAGTTTTACAGCAGGGTTTAAGGAGTTTAGATAGAGCTTGGGATGACATGAAAGCCAGGAGGTTTGGCTTCCCTCGGTTGAAAAATGAGTATCGGATGCATTCGTTTGTTTTTCCTCAGTTAGGAAAAGACCCAATCCAGGAGGATGCGATTAAGCTCCCTAGCCTAGGATGGGTTCGATGGCGGCAGTCAAGGCCGATTCCAGAAAGGTTTGAAGTCAAGCCAGCAGAAAATGTCTGTGAACTGGAAGCGACGGGGAGTATCGGTTACGATGCTCTAGTTGGTGCGGGACGAAGCAGAAAAGCAGTGTCGCGAGCAGTGTCGCGAGGGACTGCAATCGCGCACTTGAAAGAGATCGAGCATAGGGAGATGACTTAA